GAAATGGTCGTCCAGACCGCTCAGATGCAGATCCATGATGGGCCTCCTTGCTGCGTTGTGCAGTCCTCCATCGGTATTTCTTGATGTAGTCGATAGCAAGCCGGCTACGGTAGCCCGACCGATGAATGGTCGGTGGTGGCCGATACCGGCGGCACGTCCTGCTTGTGCCGGCGTTTTTCTTTGCTACGTTGAAAGCAAACCGATACGCCGGCGAGCCCCTGGCTTGCAAACGGCGTGACACCCGCCACGGAGGTACCCATGCGTGTATCACGCATACCGGCTGCGCCGGCCTGTCTGCTGCTGGCATGGCATACCGCTGCGGCGGACAGCCGCACCGGATTCCAGACACCGCAAACCCTCATCGCCCAGGACATTTCCGACCTGCATACCTGGATCATGGTGATCATCATCGTGATCTTCATCGCGGTGTTCGGCGTGATGTTCTATGCGGTGTTCCGCCACCGCAAATCGCTCGGCCACAAGGCCCGCCCCTTCCACGAGAACACCACCGTCGAAGTGCTCTGGACCGTGATCCCGGCGCTGATCCTCGCGGTGATGGCCTGGCCTGCGGCCAAGGTCGTGCTGGCGCAAAAGGACAGCCGCGGCGCCACGCTCACGGTCAAGGCCACCGGCTACCAGTGGTTTTGGGGCTACGACTACGTCGACTACGGCTTCGGCTACAAGAGCAAGCTGACAACGCCGCGCGGCCAGATCGACAACTACCGCGGCAATAGCGAGAAGGGCCAGCACTACCTGCTCGAAGTCGACGAACCGCTCGTGGTACCGGTCGGCCAGAAGGTGCGCATCCTCACCACCAGCAACGACGTGATCCACTCGTGGGCAATGCCGGCCTTCGGCGTCAAGCAGGACGCGATTCCCGGCTTCATCCGCGACACCTGGTTCAAGGCCGAGCGCGAAGGCACGTTCCGCGGCCAGTGCTCCGAACTTTGCGGCCAGGACCACGGCTTCATGCCCATCGTCGTCAAGGTCGTCAGTGCGGCACAGTTCAAGGACTACGTGTCGCAGAAGCAGGCGGCCGCCAAGGCAATGGCCGACGATCCGAGCAAGGTCTGGACTCGCGACGACCTCGTCACCCGTGGTCAAAAGGTCTACGAGGCCAACTGCCAGTCCTGTCACCAGGCCAACGGCATGGGCAGCGGGGCTTTCCCGGCCATCGCCGGCTCCAGGGTCGCCAACGGGCCGATCGGTGGCCACGTCCATCTGGTGCTGACCGGCAAGAACGCGATGCCGTCGTGGGCCGCGCTCTCCGATACCGAAATCGCCGCCGTCATCACCTTCCAGCGCAATGCCTTCGGCAACAAGACCGGCGACATGCTGCAACCCAAGGACGTGAAGCTCGCCCGCAAGTAGAAAGGCGCCGCATGGAGAAAACAATGACCGCCTCGACCGAAACCCTGCACCTGCAGCACGCGGACCACCAAGCCCACGCGGAAGCCAGCGGCTGGCGGCGCTGGCTGTACGCGACCAACCACAAGGACATCGGCACGCTGTACCTGTGGTTCGCCTTTGCGATGTTCATGGTCGGCGGCACCATGGCGCTGGGCATCCGCGCCGAGCTGTTCCAGCCAGGCATGCAGTTCTGGCACCCGGAGTTCTTCAACCAGCTGACCACGCTGCACGGCATCATCATGGTGTTCGGCGCGATCATGCCGGCATTCACCGGTCTGGCGAACTGGATGCTGCCGCTGATGATCGGCGCGCCGGACATGGCGTTCGCGCGGATGAACAACTGGAGCTTCTGGCTGCTGCCACCGGCGGCGCTGCTGCTGCTGATCTCGCTGTTCGTCCCTGGCGGCGCCGCTGCCGGCGGCTGGACGCTCTACCCGCCGCTGTCGATCC
This window of the Jeongeupia sp. USM3 genome carries:
- the coxB gene encoding cytochrome c oxidase subunit II, whose product is MRVSRIPAAPACLLLAWHTAAADSRTGFQTPQTLIAQDISDLHTWIMVIIIVIFIAVFGVMFYAVFRHRKSLGHKARPFHENTTVEVLWTVIPALILAVMAWPAAKVVLAQKDSRGATLTVKATGYQWFWGYDYVDYGFGYKSKLTTPRGQIDNYRGNSEKGQHYLLEVDEPLVVPVGQKVRILTTSNDVIHSWAMPAFGVKQDAIPGFIRDTWFKAEREGTFRGQCSELCGQDHGFMPIVVKVVSAAQFKDYVSQKQAAAKAMADDPSKVWTRDDLVTRGQKVYEANCQSCHQANGMGSGAFPAIAGSRVANGPIGGHVHLVLTGKNAMPSWAALSDTEIAAVITFQRNAFGNKTGDMLQPKDVKLARK